One stretch of Dissulfurimicrobium hydrothermale DNA includes these proteins:
- a CDS encoding polysaccharide deacetylase family protein produces the protein MGLNRSKIIKGLAVLAGTGAAAGAAYEIFCPKAEFFGRVITHGPRTTNAVGIVFDQGPNQATAAVCKRLHELSIPAAFFIEGKKARSLPWAMDHIQAFEIGIHGEDYRPLIFKKEQDIRRSLRSTQFLVREFQDKGARYFMPPYGFKDLRLMRVAHELGLIVVNPSLTLKIMPLRPYAAGMQARQDPAKSISGAISRLLLKVRSGDIILIPSYLTAGQGGGRHDMAGLMPELLTELVIGLKTIGLRPWGLKALIG, from the coding sequence ATGGGCTTAAATAGATCTAAGATAATAAAAGGACTAGCCGTCCTGGCCGGAACGGGGGCGGCCGCTGGTGCAGCGTATGAGATTTTTTGCCCAAAGGCCGAATTTTTTGGCAGGGTGATAACCCACGGGCCGAGGACGACCAATGCGGTTGGGATCGTGTTCGATCAGGGCCCAAATCAGGCCACAGCCGCTGTCTGCAAAAGACTGCATGAATTATCCATCCCGGCTGCATTTTTCATTGAAGGCAAAAAGGCCAGGAGCCTTCCGTGGGCAATGGACCATATTCAGGCGTTTGAAATAGGCATACACGGCGAGGACTACAGACCTCTCATATTCAAAAAGGAACAGGATATAAGGCGCTCACTCAGATCAACCCAATTCCTTGTAAGAGAATTCCAAGACAAAGGTGCGAGATACTTCATGCCGCCCTATGGCTTTAAAGACCTGCGCCTGATGCGTGTAGCGCACGAACTTGGACTTATTGTAGTAAACCCTTCGCTCACCCTTAAAATCATGCCCCTCCGCCCATATGCGGCAGGCATGCAAGCCAGGCAAGATCCGGCAAAGTCGATCTCGGGCGCGATATCCAGGCTACTACTCAAGGTGAGATCGGGCGACATAATCCTCATACCTTCCTACCTGACCGCCGGACAGGGGGGCGGGCGGCACGACATGGCCGGACTGATGCCGGAACTACTCACCGAGCTGGTCATCGGCCTGAAGACGATAGGGCTCCGGCCATGGGGTTTAAAGGCCCTTATCGGATGA
- the gatC gene encoding Asp-tRNA(Asn)/Glu-tRNA(Gln) amidotransferase subunit GatC, whose product MKITRLEVEHIANLACLSFDQDEIEGFTVQLNEILEYVAKLGELDTGGVSPLAHSLDCVNRFRDDVEMPSLSVEDALKNAPQKEDGAFAVPKII is encoded by the coding sequence GTGAAGATCACGCGCCTTGAGGTCGAGCATATTGCTAATTTGGCATGTTTAAGTTTTGATCAAGATGAGATTGAGGGATTTACTGTACAGCTGAACGAGATACTTGAATATGTAGCGAAGCTTGGCGAATTGGATACAGGCGGCGTATCCCCTTTGGCCCATTCCCTTGATTGTGTTAATCGCTTCAGAGATGATGTGGAGATGCCCTCGCTCTCTGTCGAAGATGCACTGAAAAATGCCCCTCAGAAGGAAGACGGCGCCTTTGCTGTCCCGAAAATCATTTGA
- a CDS encoding AMP-binding protein, with the protein MQVHPMKIADIDKTAIIYQGREISFPWLHAWIKAFSDLIPVGHGDRVAIFSENRPEWICAVYAAWQRGAAVVPIDALSSPTDIVHVFNDSMPKAIFTSKVLEKVLLDAVSSGARPGHIFVFEDLSSLVVHGGRFSSALSDDDAALIPYTSGTTGRPKGVVLTQRNLLSNIEGIISTGIASRDDRLLSILPFHHTYPIMTTVLTPLFLGATIVMVDKPSSDEIITACRTYKVTIFVGVPRVFELFYRSIMGRVRKNPILFMFFMLSRSLDRLAISRFIFRRLRVRLGGALRYLVSGGARLSPQIARDFAALGLPVVEGYGLTETSPIISFNLPRVIKIGSVGRPLPGVEVKIEGGEIAVRGPNVMKGYLNLPDRTRDAIRDGWFYTGDLGALDQDGYLYITGRKKDMIVLSNGKNINPEEIEGMVLATAACVKEAAVMEKNGRLFCLVRPDLEALKAANISNINEFIKWKVIDEYNRSVPDYKKISGFDVVSSEFPKTRLGKIKRHLLGSVVTAAKRSERRSKGPSDEVFTALSAYLKEVSGKEVFLEDHLEMDLGLDSLGKIELLSFIEKTFGMSVTEDELSHLLLVKDLYVYIKQDAVRVERGEVGWRDVLGADGVVDIDIYEGDLSILTLKAVLSLTARPYFRFKVSGADVLPARPFILAPNHQSLLDGFLIIAALPSYALRDSYFIATEEYFRSPLRRAIAPRMHVIPFDLNRNLASALKKAAVLLRRGKSIVIFPEGARTRDGGLLPFKKAFAILSKEIGVPVVPVAIDGAFRAFPLGSLIPRPYEIHLKFLPPVFPNGMDYDEIVGIVKRSIEGAMKKGVVL; encoded by the coding sequence ATGCAAGTACATCCAATGAAGATAGCAGATATTGACAAGACGGCCATTATTTATCAGGGAAGGGAGATCTCGTTTCCCTGGCTTCACGCCTGGATCAAGGCCTTTTCAGATCTCATTCCTGTTGGACATGGGGACAGGGTGGCTATTTTTTCCGAAAACAGGCCTGAATGGATATGTGCTGTCTATGCAGCTTGGCAAAGGGGTGCTGCGGTTGTCCCGATAGATGCCCTTTCATCTCCAACCGATATAGTGCATGTGTTCAACGATTCCATGCCGAAGGCGATCTTTACATCAAAGGTGCTTGAAAAGGTCCTGTTGGATGCCGTTTCTTCAGGTGCGAGACCCGGACATATCTTCGTATTCGAGGATTTGTCCAGCTTGGTTGTACATGGCGGGAGATTCAGCTCGGCCCTTTCGGACGACGATGCGGCCTTGATCCCATACACATCAGGGACTACGGGAAGACCAAAGGGTGTGGTGCTAACGCAAAGAAATCTCCTCTCAAACATAGAAGGCATCATAAGTACAGGGATCGCCTCAAGGGATGACCGACTGCTCTCGATCCTGCCATTTCATCATACATATCCTATAATGACGACTGTCCTGACCCCCCTCTTTCTCGGCGCCACTATCGTGATGGTGGACAAGCCGTCTTCGGATGAGATCATTACGGCCTGCAGGACCTATAAGGTTACCATATTTGTAGGGGTCCCCAGGGTCTTCGAGCTCTTTTATCGGTCGATAATGGGCCGCGTACGCAAAAATCCCATCCTTTTCATGTTTTTTATGTTGTCGAGATCCCTTGATCGGCTGGCTATATCCCGTTTCATATTCAGACGGCTTCGCGTTCGTCTGGGAGGTGCACTGAGGTATCTTGTAAGCGGCGGGGCAAGGCTCTCACCGCAGATTGCAAGAGATTTCGCTGCCCTTGGTCTCCCTGTGGTTGAGGGCTACGGGCTCACGGAGACCTCTCCCATCATCTCTTTCAATTTGCCCCGTGTCATTAAAATAGGTTCGGTAGGTAGGCCTCTCCCAGGAGTCGAAGTGAAGATCGAAGGGGGCGAGATTGCAGTAAGGGGCCCCAATGTAATGAAGGGCTATCTGAATCTGCCTGATAGGACTAGAGACGCCATAAGGGACGGTTGGTTCTATACCGGCGATCTAGGCGCACTGGACCAGGACGGTTATCTATATATCACGGGCAGAAAAAAGGACATGATCGTCCTTTCGAATGGCAAGAACATCAATCCCGAGGAGATAGAGGGTATGGTGCTTGCTACAGCGGCCTGTGTGAAGGAGGCGGCCGTTATGGAGAAAAATGGCAGACTTTTTTGTCTCGTGCGCCCTGATCTTGAGGCCTTAAAGGCAGCTAACATTAGCAATATAAACGAGTTCATTAAATGGAAGGTTATAGATGAATACAACAGGTCTGTCCCTGATTACAAGAAGATATCAGGTTTTGATGTGGTTTCATCTGAATTTCCCAAGACAAGGCTTGGGAAGATAAAGAGGCATCTGCTTGGTTCGGTTGTTACGGCGGCGAAGAGGTCTGAGAGAAGGTCAAAAGGTCCCTCTGATGAGGTATTCACTGCCTTGAGTGCATATCTCAAGGAAGTTTCCGGCAAGGAGGTCTTCCTGGAAGACCACCTTGAGATGGATCTCGGCCTTGATTCCCTTGGCAAGATTGAGCTTTTGAGCTTCATTGAAAAGACCTTCGGGATGTCTGTGACGGAAGATGAGCTCTCGCACCTCCTCCTTGTTAAGGATCTTTATGTCTATATAAAACAGGATGCTGTAAGGGTTGAAAGGGGTGAGGTCGGCTGGCGGGATGTCCTTGGTGCCGATGGGGTGGTCGATATAGATATATATGAAGGCGATTTGTCTATCCTGACCTTGAAGGCTGTATTATCCCTTACGGCCAGACCGTATTTCCGCTTCAAGGTCAGTGGCGCCGATGTCCTACCAGCGCGGCCTTTTATCCTTGCCCCCAACCATCAGAGCCTCCTTGACGGCTTTTTGATAATAGCGGCCCTTCCGTCGTACGCCCTGAGAGACAGTTATTTTATAGCCACAGAGGAATATTTTAGGTCGCCGCTTAGGCGAGCTATAGCCCCAAGGATGCATGTGATCCCGTTCGATTTGAACAGAAACCTTGCATCAGCCCTGAAAAAGGCCGCCGTCCTCCTTAGAAGGGGCAAGTCAATAGTAATCTTTCCTGAGGGTGCGCGTACAAGGGACGGAGGGCTTTTGCCTTTTAAAAAGGCCTTTGCCATCTTGAGCAAGGAGATCGGTGTCCCTGTGGTTCCGGTTGCGATAGACGGTGCATTCAGGGCCTTTCCATTAGGAAGCCTTATCCCAAGACCTTATGAGATACATTTGAAATTCTTGCCACCTGTCTTTCCGAACGGGATGGATTATGACGAGATCGTCGGTATAGTGAAGAGGTCAATAGAAGGTGCTATGAAAAAGGGCGTCGTGCTGTAA
- a CDS encoding polyprenyl synthetase family protein → METDILEQLKPYFERLDSRMSSCFASHMPFINEITGHILFAGGKKVRPLLTVLSAILCGREEIDEAYDLALVPEYLHAASLLHDDVVDDGKLRRGKPPAYTIWGNKATVLAGDFLYARAIELATRFEDIRIARVTAETVALMSEGEVMQLLHSKNPDFFDEQTYMDIIYRKTAALISMSCKIGALFAGADDTRVNALSNYGLCLGKAFQMIDDLLDYTADTKEFGKAVGADLAEGKLTLPLVYGLSIASPKEKSEIFLILKKDKHSPEELAWIKDLLETKGAFKYTKDKAEELIRIGCNGLDIFGSSETAGILKRLARFVVERRK, encoded by the coding sequence ATGGAAACCGATATACTTGAACAGTTAAAACCGTATTTTGAGCGCCTTGACAGCCGGATGTCTAGCTGCTTTGCCTCACACATGCCATTTATAAATGAAATAACAGGGCACATACTCTTTGCCGGCGGCAAGAAGGTCAGGCCGCTGCTGACAGTGCTTTCAGCCATACTATGCGGAAGGGAGGAGATAGATGAAGCCTATGATCTTGCACTGGTCCCTGAATATCTACATGCGGCAAGCCTCTTGCATGATGATGTAGTCGATGACGGGAAATTAAGGCGAGGCAAACCGCCTGCATATACTATCTGGGGAAACAAGGCTACGGTCCTTGCAGGGGATTTTCTATATGCAAGGGCCATAGAGCTGGCCACACGCTTCGAAGACATCCGCATAGCAAGGGTCACCGCCGAGACCGTGGCCCTTATGTCCGAAGGCGAGGTCATGCAACTCCTGCATTCAAAGAACCCGGACTTTTTTGATGAACAGACCTATATGGATATTATATACAGAAAGACGGCTGCACTGATCTCGATGTCATGCAAGATCGGTGCGCTCTTTGCCGGGGCGGATGACACCAGGGTCAATGCCCTTTCCAACTACGGCCTTTGTCTGGGCAAGGCATTTCAAATGATAGACGACCTCTTGGACTATACCGCTGACACAAAAGAATTCGGAAAGGCCGTCGGCGCAGATCTTGCCGAAGGAAAGCTCACGCTGCCCCTGGTTTACGGGCTCAGCATAGCCTCTCCCAAAGAAAAGAGTGAGATATTTTTGATATTGAAAAAGGATAAACATTCTCCTGAGGAGCTTGCATGGATAAAAGACCTTCTCGAGACCAAGGGTGCCTTCAAATACACGAAAGACAAAGCCGAAGAACTCATAAGGATAGGTTGCAACGGCCTCGATATATTCGGATCATCGGAAACAGCCGGGATATTGAAAAGGCTTGCAAGGTTTGTGGTTGAGCGTAGGAAATAA
- the argH gene encoding argininosuccinate lyase translates to MNNDKKTVKKPWGGRFAEDTDKLVERFTASIHFDKRLYRQDIAGSKAHATMLVKQGIISPEEGMAIVRGLDEIQHDIEAGKFVWQEALEDVHMNIEQALVERIGDAGKKLHTARSRNDQVVTDTRLYLRDETDRISDLIHGLQLALLSQAKRHPELIIPGYTHLQRAQPVLWPHHMLAYYEMFKRDKERLADCRRRINICPLGSAALAGTGLPIDREFTANELGFDDISANSMDAVADRDFAVEFLAALSIIMAHLSRLSEELILWSTVEFGFIELPDAFCTGSSIMPQKKNPDVPELIRGKTGRVYGCLMAMLTLIKALPMTYNRDLQEDKEALFDAIDTVSASLEMMTAIISRLEPKKEHIGKVLEKGFLTATDLADYLVKKELPFRSAHEVAGRIVARCIETGRDIKDLSLDEFKAFSPLIEEDVYDVLTVEGSLRSRCSIGGTAPETVAEAVRRAEIELNGFNKQ, encoded by the coding sequence ATGAATAACGACAAAAAAACCGTAAAGAAACCATGGGGCGGGAGATTCGCCGAGGATACAGACAAGCTGGTTGAGCGTTTTACAGCCTCGATCCATTTTGACAAAAGGCTCTACAGACAAGACATAGCTGGCAGCAAGGCACATGCCACTATGTTGGTGAAACAGGGTATCATAAGCCCCGAAGAGGGCATGGCGATCGTCCGCGGCCTAGACGAGATACAGCATGATATCGAGGCCGGGAAGTTCGTCTGGCAGGAGGCGCTGGAAGACGTCCACATGAACATCGAACAAGCCCTCGTGGAACGGATCGGGGATGCGGGCAAAAAACTCCATACGGCCAGGAGCCGCAACGACCAGGTGGTAACTGATACAAGGCTTTATCTGAGGGATGAGACAGACAGAATAAGCGATCTTATTCATGGACTGCAACTTGCCCTGCTGTCACAGGCAAAGCGCCACCCTGAACTCATAATACCTGGATATACACACCTTCAGAGGGCGCAACCTGTACTCTGGCCGCATCACATGCTTGCATATTATGAGATGTTCAAGAGGGACAAGGAGAGACTCGCTGACTGCAGACGGCGTATCAATATCTGTCCACTTGGAAGCGCCGCGCTCGCAGGCACCGGCCTTCCCATAGACAGGGAATTTACCGCAAATGAACTAGGCTTTGATGACATCTCTGCAAATAGTATGGATGCCGTAGCTGACAGGGATTTCGCGGTGGAATTCCTGGCCGCACTCTCCATTATCATGGCCCACTTGAGCAGGCTTTCCGAGGAGCTTATCCTGTGGTCAACGGTTGAATTCGGCTTTATAGAACTCCCTGATGCATTTTGCACAGGATCGAGCATAATGCCGCAGAAAAAAAATCCTGACGTACCGGAACTCATCAGGGGAAAGACCGGCAGGGTATACGGCTGCCTGATGGCCATGCTGACACTTATAAAGGCGTTGCCCATGACCTACAACCGTGACCTCCAAGAAGACAAGGAGGCATTGTTCGATGCAATCGACACAGTAAGTGCATCTTTAGAAATGATGACAGCCATCATCTCCAGACTTGAGCCTAAGAAAGAACACATAGGAAAGGTTCTTGAAAAGGGATTTCTGACTGCTACCGATCTTGCTGACTATCTTGTAAAAAAAGAACTTCCATTCAGAAGCGCCCATGAAGTCGCCGGCAGGATAGTTGCAAGGTGTATAGAGACAGGCAGGGATATCAAAGACCTCAGTCTCGACGAATTCAAGGCGTTCTCGCCGCTCATCGAAGAAGATGTGTATGATGTCCTGACGGTCGAAGGTTCTCTAAGGTCCAGGTGCTCTATTGGCGGCACGGCGCCCGAGACAGTGGCCGAGGCCGTGAGGCGGGCCGAGATAGAACTGAATGGATTTAATAAGCAATGA
- the mltG gene encoding endolytic transglycosylase MltG has translation MRLLKDLWWLLLFYVVFLGSYEAWNTWNYWMTPKNTAAPSKIINITPGMKFSEVANLLESEGLIRSKTGFTILAWIKGMSGRLQAGEYQLSPAQSPDDILDYLVNGKVLKHVVTIPEGFNIYDIAGLIENAGIMPRNRFLDAAKDQALLKRLGIDGRTAEGYLFPDTYFFTKDTPPQKIIATMVERLKDVWRKHGLQERANALGVTMKEVLILASMVEKEAAIPSERPIIASVFWNRIKKGMPLQCDPTVYYGILDKLESESGTGKGPSLPTRLTKKDLHTKTPYNTYCIDGLPPGPIANPGLDSIKAVLYPEKTDFLYFVSKNDNTHYFSKTLAEHDKAVERYQIRKNDEGGV, from the coding sequence ATGCGTCTTTTAAAAGACCTCTGGTGGCTCCTACTTTTCTATGTCGTATTTCTAGGGAGTTATGAGGCATGGAACACCTGGAACTACTGGATGACACCTAAAAATACAGCCGCCCCGTCAAAAATCATCAACATAACGCCTGGCATGAAGTTCTCAGAGGTGGCCAACCTACTTGAAAGCGAGGGATTGATTAGGTCGAAGACGGGCTTCACCATTCTTGCTTGGATAAAAGGCATGAGCGGCAGGCTCCAGGCCGGCGAATACCAGCTTTCTCCGGCCCAAAGCCCGGATGACATCCTAGACTACCTGGTAAACGGGAAGGTGCTCAAACATGTCGTGACCATACCCGAGGGATTCAATATCTATGACATAGCCGGACTCATCGAGAACGCCGGGATCATGCCCAGAAATCGTTTTCTTGACGCCGCCAAAGATCAGGCCCTCCTCAAGAGACTCGGCATCGACGGCCGGACGGCTGAAGGCTATCTCTTCCCCGATACATATTTCTTCACTAAAGATACCCCTCCTCAGAAAATCATCGCCACAATGGTAGAGAGACTGAAAGATGTCTGGCGGAAACATGGCCTCCAAGAAAGGGCCAATGCGCTTGGAGTCACCATGAAAGAGGTCTTGATCTTGGCCTCGATGGTGGAAAAGGAGGCTGCAATACCCTCCGAGCGCCCAATAATCGCAAGTGTCTTTTGGAACAGGATCAAGAAAGGCATGCCGCTGCAGTGCGACCCAACCGTTTACTACGGTATCTTGGACAAACTGGAGTCCGAATCAGGGACTGGAAAAGGGCCAAGCCTGCCGACAAGGCTTACCAAAAAAGACCTGCATACTAAGACGCCATATAACACATATTGCATAGACGGCCTACCGCCTGGCCCGATTGCAAACCCGGGTCTCGATTCCATAAAGGCAGTCCTTTATCCTGAGAAGACGGATTTTTTATATTTTGTGTCGAAAAACGATAACACACACTATTTTTCAAAAACCCTCGCCGAACACGACAAGGCGGTGGAAAGATATCAAATAAGAAAAAACGACGAAGGAGGTGTCTGA
- the dapF gene encoding diaminopimelate epimerase, which translates to MEPLKFKKMHGSGNDFILIDNRTSLIQADTAHDLARRLCRRRFSIGADGLILIEGSETADFRWRFFNADGSEAEMCGNGGRCAARFAVLTGIAGPKLKFETGAGLIHAEVKGAKVKLELPAPADMELNISIDVKDDRVTTHFINTGVPHAVVLVDDLKRCDVVGLGRAIRFHERFKPAGANVDFIKLEGRDVLIRTYERGVEGETLACGTGSVAGAIIAAVKIGLAPPLRVKTRSGEVLKVYFDLNGGEARDVFLEGEAVLVYSGTLDGDIC; encoded by the coding sequence ATGGAACCGTTGAAATTCAAAAAGATGCACGGAAGCGGCAATGACTTCATCCTGATAGACAACAGAACCAGTCTCATTCAAGCAGATACGGCCCATGATCTGGCTAGGCGTCTATGCCGTCGTAGATTCTCAATCGGGGCGGATGGCCTTATCCTTATCGAGGGGTCAGAAACGGCTGATTTTAGATGGCGCTTCTTCAACGCTGATGGAAGCGAGGCTGAGATGTGCGGAAACGGCGGCAGATGCGCTGCAAGGTTTGCAGTTCTTACAGGGATCGCCGGACCGAAATTAAAATTTGAGACAGGGGCCGGGCTGATCCATGCCGAGGTGAAAGGTGCGAAGGTAAAGCTTGAACTTCCAGCCCCAGCCGACATGGAACTGAACATATCCATTGATGTGAAAGACGACCGAGTCACAACACACTTCATAAATACAGGCGTGCCGCATGCAGTGGTTTTGGTGGACGACCTCAAAAGATGCGACGTTGTAGGACTTGGAAGGGCGATAAGATTTCATGAACGCTTTAAACCCGCAGGTGCAAATGTAGACTTCATCAAGCTTGAAGGCCGGGATGTCCTTATCCGCACCTACGAACGCGGCGTAGAAGGTGAAACGCTTGCATGCGGTACCGGCTCAGTGGCAGGGGCCATTATAGCGGCGGTCAAAATCGGGCTTGCCCCACCCTTAAGGGTTAAAACAAGAAGTGGAGAGGTCCTGAAGGTCTATTTCGATCTGAACGGTGGAGAGGCAAGGGATGTATTCCTGGAAGGCGAGGCTGTGCTTGTATATTCCGGGACACTAGATGGAGACATCTGCTGA
- the lysA gene encoding diaminopimelate decarboxylase produces the protein MDHFVFKNGELYCEDIPVKKIAEEAGTPLYIYSTATLERHFKAFEKALVHRNHIICFAVKANSNIAVLNILGRLGAGADIVSGGELFRALKAGIPADRITYSGVGKTRREIEYALKAGILMFNVESLDELYTIGETAARMGKRAGISFRVNPDIDPKTHPYISTGLKKNKFGLPVQEAVEAYRLASGMDWLETIGVSCHIGSQITETGPFKAAAEKIGSLVKGLETEGIRLKFIDLGGGLGVRYKDETPPEPEEYLAAVIQEISSLPQTLILEPGRAICANAGIMVTKLLYTKDSGERRFYIVDAGMNDFARPSLYQAYHEIVPVTGPTAGTAALLKPTDVVGPICETGDFLARGCPMPSMKNGDLIAVRGAGAYGFSMSSNYNSRPRAAEVLVAGDRFKVIRTRETYEDLIRGEEIWEAWR, from the coding sequence ATGGATCACTTTGTTTTCAAAAACGGCGAACTTTATTGTGAAGATATACCGGTAAAGAAAATAGCCGAAGAGGCAGGCACTCCGCTTTACATATATAGCACGGCCACACTGGAGAGACACTTCAAGGCCTTTGAAAAGGCCCTTGTCCACCGCAACCACATCATCTGTTTCGCCGTCAAGGCAAACAGCAACATAGCTGTGTTAAACATCCTTGGCCGTCTCGGCGCTGGTGCCGACATAGTCTCAGGTGGGGAGCTCTTCAGGGCGTTGAAGGCCGGAATACCCGCCGACAGGATAACCTACTCAGGCGTAGGCAAGACCAGACGGGAGATCGAATACGCCCTCAAGGCCGGCATCTTGATGTTTAATGTGGAGTCATTAGACGAACTCTACACAATCGGCGAGACGGCGGCAAGGATGGGAAAGCGGGCTGGCATATCATTCCGTGTAAATCCGGATATCGATCCAAAGACGCACCCTTACATCTCGACGGGCCTCAAGAAAAACAAGTTCGGACTGCCGGTTCAAGAAGCCGTTGAGGCATATCGGCTTGCCTCTGGGATGGACTGGCTCGAAACGATCGGCGTAAGCTGCCATATCGGCTCACAGATCACAGAGACTGGTCCCTTTAAAGCTGCGGCCGAAAAGATAGGTAGCCTCGTAAAAGGGCTCGAGACAGAAGGCATAAGGCTAAAATTCATTGACTTGGGAGGCGGGCTCGGCGTCAGATACAAAGATGAAACACCGCCTGAACCTGAGGAATATCTCGCCGCAGTAATCCAAGAGATATCATCGCTCCCGCAGACCTTGATACTCGAACCAGGCAGGGCCATATGTGCAAATGCAGGGATCATGGTCACCAAGCTCCTCTACACAAAGGACTCTGGGGAAAGACGTTTTTATATAGTGGACGCAGGCATGAACGACTTCGCAAGGCCGAGCCTCTATCAGGCATATCATGAGATCGTGCCGGTGACCGGGCCGACCGCCGGAACGGCCGCCTTGCTCAAACCGACTGACGTCGTTGGACCTATATGCGAGACAGGCGACTTCCTGGCCAGGGGATGCCCGATGCCGTCCATGAAAAACGGCGACCTCATTGCAGTAAGGGGCGCCGGAGCCTACGGCTTCAGCATGTCCTCCAACTACAACTCGAGGCCAAGGGCAGCTGAGGTATTGGTGGCCGGAGACAGATTCAAGGTCATAAGGACAAGGGAGACCTATGAAGACCTCATAAGGGGCGAGGAGATCTGGGAGGCCTGGAGGTAA
- a CDS encoding nitrite/sulfite reductase domain-containing protein, with protein MDNTIPIPGLVIQGDGSYALTIECPNGIITPEVIDTLSRVVKELGITVHITTAQKIMLLGLDQKTGRRAIELLEEGGAGVRKARDISQPRVCVGKPYCKLALQKTFPFGEYIYKELARIPIPPKLKVAVAGCPACCSWANMVDIGFSGRKSGFVVMLGGHGGSRPKEGCEVGRISSPEEAGEIIKRLAAMFSRHVKIKSRMDRLMEKIGIEELKRAIGF; from the coding sequence ATGGATAATACAATCCCAATACCAGGTCTTGTAATTCAAGGAGACGGCTCCTACGCCCTTACTATTGAATGCCCAAACGGGATTATAACCCCTGAGGTCATCGATACATTATCAAGGGTCGTAAAAGAGTTGGGGATAACCGTCCACATCACCACTGCTCAGAAGATCATGCTCCTGGGGCTTGACCAAAAGACAGGCCGGAGGGCAATAGAGCTCCTGGAAGAAGGCGGGGCTGGCGTAAGGAAGGCCAGGGATATCTCCCAGCCAAGGGTGTGCGTAGGTAAACCATATTGCAAGCTTGCACTGCAGAAGACCTTTCCGTTTGGGGAGTATATCTACAAAGAGCTTGCCAGGATCCCTATCCCGCCGAAATTGAAGGTGGCGGTGGCTGGTTGTCCGGCCTGCTGCTCATGGGCGAATATGGTGGATATAGGTTTTTCAGGCAGAAAGAGCGGCTTTGTGGTCATGCTCGGAGGCCATGGCGGGAGCAGACCCAAGGAGGGATGCGAGGTGGGCAGGATCTCGTCGCCTGAAGAGGCGGGCGAGATAATAAAGAGGCTTGCCGCGATGTTCTCAAGGCATGTAAAGATAAAATCAAGGATGGACAGGCTGATGGAGAAGATCGGCATTGAAGAGTTAAAAAGAGCGATAGGGTTTTAG